Genomic segment of Acidobacteriota bacterium:
GACACGACGTGGTTGAGCGGCCCGACGGTGTCGTTGCGTCCGCTGGCGGTGAAGCTGATCGAGGTGTTCTCGACCGGCCGGATGGTGCGACTGCCGGCCGTTTCGCGCGGGTCGATCGGATCGGCTGTGAAGACATCTGGGGTGGAGCGAACGGCGATGCGGGTCGGATGGCCGCAATTGGCGGGACCGCCGACGAATTCGCCCGCTGCGTTGCGGCGACAGCCGCTCCACGGTCCAGCATTCCAGGTGACCGTGACCTCATCCCCTGGGCAGATCAGAGTCGGTTCGACCTCGGATTGCCAGGTATTCGGTGGCGAGGGTGGGGCGAGAAAGCAGGCCGGGGCGGTAAGGCTCAGGGCGAGAGCTGAGAGTGCAAGCAGGTTTCCACGAGACATGGGGGCTCCTTCGGGATCGCGTCCGCTCGGCGGATCTATTGGATCGGGAATCTGTCTCTTTCGGCGCAGCGCCGCATCGCCTGACCAGGCGACCACCGGTGAGCTGGAAGAGCAGAACGCTTTTGGGGACGGTCGTCGAGGCTGCCGGTGCGTTACTGGATACGATGCGCCGGAACTGGGCAGGGGGGTGGGGAACCCCCCTGGACGAAGCTACCTGCTGAGAGGGGCTCGGCGGTCAGCCAGCCGGCGGCTGGAAGAGTGCGAAGGGCGCCCCGGCGGGGTCCTTGACGACGCAATAGCGGCCGTGCTCGCCCATGTCCTTGGGGCCGGCGACGATCTCGCCGCCGCGCGCCCGGCAGGCGGCGAGGCTGGCATCGAGGTCGGCGACGTTGATGTAGATCAGCCAGGCGGCCGGCAGTCCGGTGTTGCCGCCGCGGGCGTGGCAGACTCCGGCCACCGGCTCGCCGCTGGCGTTCATGTTGAAGTCGCAGTACTCGCCCATGTCGACATCGCTGGGCTCCCAGCCCACCACCGCCTGGTAGAAGTCCCGAACCTCTTCGGTGTTGTCGATCGTCAGGTCGATCCAACCGATCTTGCCGATGTCGCTCATCGCCTTCTCCTCCCGAATTCTGTTTGCGGACCGCGTTTCGTTGCCTCGATGAAGGCCCCGAGTATAAGCCGACGACCGAGCCAATCCTTCTCCGGCCTTGACAGAGCTGCGGCCCCCTTCTTCGCCCTCGCGCCGGGCTTCGGCGGCGTTACCATGGCGCCATGGAGAAGATCTTCGTCACTCGGCGTTTGCCGGCCGCCGGCATCGCCCGATTGGAAGCCGCCGACGTTCCCTTTCGGATCGGCCAGGAGGACGAGGAGGCAGGGCTGCCGCGCGACGCTTTGCTCGCCGGTGCCGCCGGCGCCGAGGTGTTGATCTGCCAGCTCACCGAGACCATCGATCGCGAGGTTCTCGAGCTCGGCCTGCGCGGAGTCTGCAACATGGCCGTCGGTTTCGACAACGTCGACGTCGCGACGGCGACGGAGCTCGGGGTGGCGGTGACCAACACACCGGGAGTGCTCACCGAAACCACCGCCGATTTCGCCTGGGCGTTGCTGATGGCGGTGGCGCGGCGGCTGCCGGAGGCGGACCGCTACACCCGGGACGGGCGCTGGAAGATCTGGGGCCCCAACCTCTTCCTCGGCGGTGATGTCGGCCCCGGTGCCGACGGTCGGCGCAAGTGCCTCGGCATCGTCGGCTTCGGCCGGATCGGAGCTGCCGTAGCGCGGCGCGCCCAGGGCTTCGAAATGGAAGTTCTGGTCTACGATCCGCGCCATCGCGAGCGTGTCGAGGCCCATCCGGGAGTGCGTTGGGTCGAGCTGGCGCCGCTCCTCGAGCAGAGCGACTTCGTTTCGCTCCATCCGCCCCTGACGGCCGAGACCCATCATCTGATCGGTGCCGCCGAGCTCGCCCGCATGAAGCCCACCGCCTACTTGATCAACACCGCCCGCGGTCCGGTGGTCGATGAGCCGGCCCTGCTCGTCGCTCTGCGCGAAGGTCGCCTGGCCGGTGCCGGCCTCGACGTCTTCGAGAACGAGCCGCGGCTGACGGCGGGCCTCGCCGACCTCGACCAGGTCGTGCTGGCGCCTCACATCGCAAGCGCCAGCGTTGCCACCCGCGGTCGCATGGCGACCTTGGCGGTCGACAACGCCCTCGCCCTGCTGGCCGGCCAACGGGCGCCCCATACGGTCGATCCGAGGGTTTATGAAGGGCCCGCCTGGGGGCGGCGTCTGGGGTAAGCTGGGCGGCCACGAGAGGAGGGCGGAACGATGGCTGCCGAAGCACAAGGAGCGGGACTCACCTGGTTGGTTTGGGCTCTGATGACGGTCGGGTCCTGGGGCCTTTACGGGATCTTTCTTCACACCGGTCAGATGGGCATGGCGGATCCGGTCAACGGGCGCTACAAGGCGTTCCTGTTCGTCGGCCTGGCGTACTTCCTGACCG
This window contains:
- a CDS encoding VOC family protein is translated as MSDIGKIGWIDLTIDNTEEVRDFYQAVVGWEPSDVDMGEYCDFNMNASGEPVAGVCHARGGNTGLPAAWLIYINVADLDASLAACRARGGEIVAGPKDMGEHGRYCVVKDPAGAPFALFQPPAG
- a CDS encoding D-glycerate dehydrogenase is translated as MEKIFVTRRLPAAGIARLEAADVPFRIGQEDEEAGLPRDALLAGAAGAEVLICQLTETIDREVLELGLRGVCNMAVGFDNVDVATATELGVAVTNTPGVLTETTADFAWALLMAVARRLPEADRYTRDGRWKIWGPNLFLGGDVGPGADGRRKCLGIVGFGRIGAAVARRAQGFEMEVLVYDPRHRERVEAHPGVRWVELAPLLEQSDFVSLHPPLTAETHHLIGAAELARMKPTAYLINTARGPVVDEPALLVALREGRLAGAGLDVFENEPRLTAGLADLDQVVLAPHIASASVATRGRMATLAVDNALALLAGQRAPHTVDPRVYEGPAWGRRLG